TGAATTGATTGTCTCTTATAAAATTGGTAGTGAAGTAGCCGATCTTGAAATTTTATTGCCTTCAGAATTGGCTTTTGATAGAAGTCGTTTAGATTCCGTATTTTTACTAATGGATAATTTAGTTTCAAAAAGTACTCAGTGGCGTGAGACAGAAAAAAAAATTAATACAAAAAAAATTAATTACATCCAATGAAATGAAAGAATGGAGATCACCACTCAAGCATACTTATGAAAAAATTCTGGATTTACATGAAAGAAACTGGAATGGTATCTGGTTTCGTATAGTGCGTAATTTCTTCTGGTCTGCTATTGCAGGAAAGTTTGATGTGGTTGTTGGTAATCCACCTTGGGGATGGTCAAAATTACCCGAATTATACCGTGAACGTATAAAGCCAACCTGTGATCATTATGGAATTTTCTCAAAAACAAAATTTCATGGTGGAAATGAACTTGATATATCAGGAATGATCACCTATACCGTTGCAGATAAATGGCTCAAAGATGAAGACGGAATTTTAGCATTTACAGTGGACCCCATTGTCAAGACAGCTTTCTCAAATATTAAGATATAATTCTGTTGGTTATTTATAGTATTAGTCTTATCCACATATCCACAGGTCTGCCAGTAGTCCAGAGACGCTTGCGATATATCTCAGGGCTACTGGCTTGGCCTGTGGATATGTGGACAAGGCGGTTGCCAGTAAAGTTGATTATCCTCTCATCATGCTGCCCGTTTTAAGTCTGGAACAACTTCTTTCATCACGCCATAGATCTCTGCAGGCGTTTTTCCACCGTGTGTACTGTGTGGTCGTTCATGGTTGTAAAACTCAAAATATTCCTTTAATGAGCTCTTTAGCTCATCAATACTTTGGTAATCCTTGAGGTAAATTTCCTCATATTTTACACTTCGCCAGAGTCGTTCAATCATAATGTTATCCATTGCTCTGCCTTTGCCGTCCATGCTGATTTTTATATCATTGGCCTTTAGAACACCTGTAAATGCTCTGCTAGTATATTGAGCACCTTGATCCGTATTGAAGATTTCTGGCTTTCCATATCGTCGCAGTGCTGTTTCCAGACTACTGATACAAAAGCTTTCTTCCATGCTGGTTGACACTTCCCAGGACAGCACAAAACGGCTACTCCAGTCCATAACAGCACTTAGGTAGACAAATCCATGTGGCATCCGTAAATACGTGATATCTGTGCACCAAACCTGGTTATTCCTATTAATATCAATTCCTTTGAGCAAATATGGATAGAGGTTATTTACTTTGCAAGGCTTGCTGGTATTGGGTTTTGGTGCCACTGAAACCAATCCCATGATCCGCATAAGCCGTTGAACTTTTTACGATTAATTTTATAACATTTCAATCTTAATGCATTACGAATTTGACGACTGCCATAGAATGGATGTTTTATGTACAACTCATCAATCAAATTCATTAATGTTAAATCTTTATTTTGCAGAGGCTTTTTAGGTTGATAGTAATAGCTTGAACGGTTCAGGCCGATAAGCTCACATTGTTTTTTGATGCTCAACTGAGGGTGCTCTTTTTCTATGCAACACCGCTTTTCTGCTCTACTCAGTTGAACATCTTCAACTTTTTTGACAGCCAGTCAGCCTCTACTTTTAGTTGACCTATTTGGCTGTACAGGTGTTCTTTTTCCTTTTCATGTTCAGCATCTTTATTCTCTAATTTTTTTTGAAAAAGTATCGGCTGCACCATCAAGCATCTGCTTTTTCCAGCTATTGACCTGGGTGGTGTGCACTTCAAATTCTGACGCAATTTCTGCGACTGTTTTTGACCTTTCAAAGCCTCAATGGCTACTTTTGCTTTAAATTTGTTGTTGAATGTTTTTCTTTTTGTGCTCATTTTTTTGTTCCCCGTTAGGTTAGCTCTTATATCTTAACCTATTGTCCAGTTTTCGGGGTCCACTATAATTTGTTATCACGCAAACTCATTTTCAATCACCATCTTCAGCAGGTTTTCGATCATTTTATATCGGAAATAATCAGATCATTCAACCTGTAGGGATTGATGATCTAAAAGCTTTAAAGCCATTTCCTGATGCAGCCAATAAAACAGCTATTTTTATTGCTAAAAAATGCAAAGGTAACACAATAAAATATCCTATACCCTATGCTATATGGGAAGCGGCTAAAGGAAATAAAAAAGCAATCCCTGCTCACCTCACAAAACAAGAAGCTCTTGATTCAGTTGACATTGATAAGTGTGAGGCAACCCCTGTTACGGGAGGTGATTCACCATGGGCTATTACACCGAAAGGTGGTTTTAAAGCATTTAAAAGATCACTGGTGCAAGCACTTGGGTTAACGGCAGAAAAAAGGATAACCACAGAATTAAATGGTATTTATTTTGTAAAAATTATTGATACAAATAAAAATAATAATTTGGTGCAAATTAAAACCTGCCCTGACTTTGGAAGAAATGAAAAAGTAAAACCAGCAAGAAAGTTTTGGATAGAACCTGATTTTCTATATCCTTTAGTTAAGGGGGCTGGAGATATACAGGAATGTTATGTCTCAATCAAAAAAGATTTATATGTACTGGTGCCTAATAAGGGGATCACAAAACAGTTGTAAACGTCAATTAAAACCCACGTTCACAATAAGCTTCAGTTAGCTCAAACTATGATCTTCAATTCGTAATTTGGAGATACAAATGAGCAACCATTCAAAAGATGCTTCGATGAAGCAACACATAGAGGCCTGCCAAGCCAGTAACTTAAGCCAGGCAGTTTATTGTCAACAACATAAGATACCCTCTCATATTTTTAGCTATTATCGAAAGAAGTTGGGTTATGTTAGCTCATCAAAACAGGTCAACACCAACAATCAACTCATTCCCATTAATTTACTGGCCAATTCCCCCACAAGCAATGCAATTAAAGTAAGCCATACCAATGGTTTCAGTTTGGAAATCAATTCTGATACGAACCTGAATCAGCTCAAGTCCATTCTGGATTTGCTCAGGACTGTTTCATGATAACGGGCATCACAGTCAATCAGGTTTATCTGGTTTCTGGTGTTACCGATATGAGAAAAGCAACCAATGGGCTATCACTGATTGTCTCAGAGCAATTGGAACACAATCCCTTTGATGGCAGTGTCTTTGTTTTTTGTAATCGTCAGCGAGATAAACTTAAAATACTGTACTGGGAGCGTAATGGTTTCTGGCTTTACTATCGTACACTTGAAAAAGGGAAATTCCAGTGGCCGATGGAAAAAGAACAACCCACTCTTTCGTTAACACTGAGAGAATTACAGTGGTTACTGGATGGTTTATCTTGCACACAACACCATGCTCACCCTGAAATTCATGGTCTGGAAACAACTAAAAAAGTCCCTTTAGATGCGCATTAAACAGAATAAATACAAGCATTTAACGCTCATTTTTAGTATAATATAACGCATGAGTTCAACAGACAAAATACTACCAGAAGAGATACCAACGCTCAAAAACAGGGTGCTTGAACTCCAGTCAAAAGTGGACTGGTATGAGGAACAATTTCGTCTGTTGCAACACAAACGGTTTGGTACTTCCAGTGAAAAAGAAGCCCACCCCGACTTCTTTAATGAGGCAGAAACGTTCGCCGAAGAAGCACCGGAAGTCCGTGAAACCATTACTTATGAGCGTAAAAGCCCGGTCGTAAGCCTTTACCTAAAGACCTACCTCGTAAAGTTGTTCGTCATGAGTTATCTGAAGCAGAACAAGTCTGTGACTGCGGTCATCACTTGCATGAAATTGGTGAAGAGACCTCAGAGCAACTGGAAATTGTTCCTGCTCAGGTATATGTTGTAGAACATGTTCAGGTTAAATATGCCTGTCGTGCTTGTGAGGAAGGCGTTAAAACTGCTCCTAAGCCTGCACAGCCCATTCCTAGAAGTTTTGCATCACCCAGCCTGCTGGCCTATATCATTGTTTCTAAATTCCTAGACAGCTTGCCTCTCTATCGACAGGAAGCGATATTTAAACGCTATAAGATAACACTTTCCAGAGCCAGTATGTCCAACTGGGTGCTTAAATCAGCTGAATTACTCAAACCCTTTTATAATCGGTTGTTGTATTATCTCATTAGGCAGAAAATCATCCAGGCCGATGAAACAACGATGCGAGTGATCCATGATGGACGTGAGAATTGCCCTAAATCTTATATGTGGCTCTATCAAAGTGGCGGCTATCATTCCAAGTGTCCCATTGTTTTGTATGAGTATCAGCCTACTCGTGCAGGCCAACATGCCAAAACCTTTTTAACGGGGTTTTCAGGTTACCTGCAAACGGATGGCTTTCCCGGTTATCATATATTCGAAAATGAGAACAGTGAAGTCACTTTATTAGGCTGCATGGCACATGCTCGTCGCAAGTTCCATGATGCCTTAAAAGCATTACCCAAGAACAGTCAGAAAAAGCCTGGCATGGTACAAATGGCGATCAGTAAAATTGCTAAATTGTATGCGATTGAAAAACAAATCAAACCGCTCAATGCTGAACAACGTTACCTGATCCGTCAGGAAAAAAAGCAAACCACTACTGGATGACTTTAAAAAGTGGTGTGATGATAAAGTGACTAAAACAACAAAAGACAGTAAGTTGGGTGTCGCTATTCGTTATGTGATCAATCAATGGAAGTATCTGACTGTCTATCTTGAAGAGGGCAACCTCCAGATTGATAATAATATGGCAGAGCGGCGGATCAAACCCTTTGTGATTGGGCGCAAAAACTGGGTCATGAACCAAAATCCTCGTGGTGCTGAGGCCAGTGCTATTTTATATTCAATCGTGCAAACAGCGAAAGCAAACAACCTAGAGCCCTTTGCCTTTTTAACACACATTCTGACTGAGTTACCTAAGCTGGGCAGGCATTATGATGATGAGGCTTTAGAGCAATTGTTGCCATGGAATTTGACTGAAAAAATTCAGCCTTTAAATAAAGTGGAATGATACGTCAACGTGGGAAGTTTTGACGTATACAAACAGTTATTAGAAGATTGTGAAAATGACATGGAAGACAAACCAAAGTGTGAAGGATTTTTTAGCACCTATCAAGACCAGCTTATTTTAAGATCAACATATAGCAAACGAATGACAGAACACGCACCTTATTTCTGTATTTCAAATGTTGGCAGTTATACTTTCGCACCATTTAAAGTGGTATGGCCTGAACAGCCTGGCAATAAATCATTTAGAGCGGCAGTCATTACAAAAGGTAACGATCCTATCAGTGGTCAAAAAGTTTTTGTTCCCGACCACAAATTGTT
This genomic window from sulfur-oxidizing endosymbiont of Gigantopelta aegis contains:
- the tnpB gene encoding IS66 family insertion sequence element accessory protein TnpB (TnpB, as the term is used for proteins encoded by IS66 family insertion elements, is considered an accessory protein, since TnpC, encoded by a neighboring gene, is a DDE family transposase.); the protein is MITGITVNQVYLVSGVTDMRKATNGLSLIVSEQLEHNPFDGSVFVFCNRQRDKLKILYWERNGFWLYYRTLEKGKFQWPMEKEQPTLSLTLRELQWLLDGLSCTQHHAHPEIHGLETTKKVPLDAH
- a CDS encoding Eco57I restriction-modification methylase domain-containing protein, which gives rise to MKEWRSPLKHTYEKILDLHERNWNGIWFRIVRNFFWSAIAGKFDVVVGNPPWGWSKLPELYRERIKPTCDHYGIFSKTKFHGGNELDISGMITYTVADKWLKDEDGILAFTVDPIVKTAFSNIKI
- the tnpA gene encoding IS66 family insertion sequence element accessory protein TnpA, whose product is MSNHSKDASMKQHIEACQASNLSQAVYCQQHKIPSHIFSYYRKKLGYVSSSKQVNTNNQLIPINLLANSPTSNAIKVSHTNGFSLEINSDTNLNQLKSILDLLRTVS